A genomic segment from Clostridium pasteurianum BC1 encodes:
- the ybaK gene encoding Cys-tRNA(Pro) deacylase, translating into MSHIKTNAMRILDRKKIEYNIITYDSSDGKIDGISVTNKLGEDPKVVYKTLVLQGSSNNIYVFVTPVEEEIDLKKAAVCAGEKSIKMIAVKDIMKLTGYIRGGCSPIGMKKDYKTFVNISALDINKIIVSGGKIGTQIEISTEDLAEVTNCEFKDFIKH; encoded by the coding sequence ATGTCACATATTAAAACTAATGCCATGCGCATTTTAGATAGAAAAAAAATTGAATATAATATTATCACTTATGATAGCTCAGATGGTAAAATAGATGGAATTTCAGTAACCAATAAACTTGGGGAAGATCCTAAAGTTGTTTATAAAACTTTAGTACTTCAGGGAAGCAGTAATAATATATATGTATTCGTTACTCCTGTTGAAGAGGAAATAGACTTAAAGAAAGCGGCAGTATGTGCAGGAGAAAAAAGTATTAAAATGATAGCAGTTAAAGATATAATGAAATTAACGGGATACATACGAGGTGGCTGTTCACCTATAGGAATGAAAAAGGATTATAAAACTTTTGTTAATATTAGTGCTTTAGATATTAATAAAATAATTGTAAGTGGTGGAAAGATAGGTACACAAATTGAAATTTCTACTGAGGATCTTGCTGAAGTTACAAATTGTGAATTTAAAGATTTCATAAAACATTAA
- a CDS encoding TipAS antibiotic-recognition domain-containing protein, whose translation MKKDDIFVLFDKAYMEIYNKEQSKAEKKKYMNSVYKEIYKKVSKYTKEDWKGLRERLNYIYEDIIILMDKSPAHEKVQQAIEELRKYYSDSFYNCNLNMFRALGKLYIEDENFREKINQRKEGLAEFLSEAIEIYCYRSENNE comes from the coding sequence ATGAAAAAAGATGATATATTCGTATTGTTTGATAAGGCATATATGGAGATCTATAATAAAGAACAGAGTAAAGCTGAAAAGAAAAAATACATGAATAGTGTTTATAAGGAGATCTATAAAAAAGTATCTAAATATACTAAAGAAGATTGGAAAGGCCTTAGAGAAAGATTAAATTATATATATGAAGATATAATTATTTTAATGGATAAATCACCTGCACATGAAAAAGTTCAACAAGCTATTGAGGAATTAAGAAAGTACTATAGTGACAGCTTCTACAATTGTAATTTAAATATGTTTAGAGCTCTTGGAAAATTATATATAGAAGACGAAAATTTCAGAGAAAAAATTAACCAACGAAAGGAAGGCTTAGCTGAATTTTTAAGTGAGGCCATAGAAATATATTGTTATAGATCAGAAAATAATGAGTAG
- a CDS encoding DUF2383 domain-containing protein: protein MPTGKTKQNIVNKKNNFYHIPNVSNLKKKEKNVSIKELNAVLKGEYMAIDSYEKYIKNIDDSNTKAEFQKIQKEHKRNSIKLSERIQTLGGVPVSSVGVTGRVVETISNVKNIGTKKPLDYLKKAQHGEDMGIKIVSKIVKSDLDEDSSKLVDSMLTEDKNHINTLAGMISTFEQH, encoded by the coding sequence ATGCCTACAGGTAAAACAAAGCAAAATATTGTTAATAAAAAAAATAATTTCTATCATATTCCTAATGTTTCTAATTTAAAGAAAAAAGAAAAAAATGTTAGTATAAAAGAACTAAATGCTGTATTGAAGGGTGAGTACATGGCTATTGATTCCTATGAAAAGTATATAAAAAATATAGATGATTCCAACACAAAAGCTGAATTTCAAAAAATACAAAAAGAACACAAAAGAAATTCCATTAAATTATCTGAAAGAATCCAAACTTTAGGAGGAGTTCCTGTATCCAGTGTAGGTGTAACAGGTAGAGTTGTAGAAACTATATCCAATGTGAAAAATATAGGCACAAAAAAACCTTTAGATTATCTAAAAAAGGCACAGCATGGAGAAGATATGGGTATAAAGATTGTTTCTAAAATTGTAAAAAGTGACTTGGACGAGGACAGTTCAAAATTAGTTGATTCCATGCTAACTGAAGATAAAAATCATATTAATACACTTGCTGGAATGATATCAACTTTTGAACAGCATTAA
- a CDS encoding DUF3298 and DUF4163 domain-containing protein: protein MNHKHKEHNNPTRSQLPPDYYPKYYMYRNDTANVKTLTATSQPLNSENYKIHEYLNIPVLSGDFNPNVINYINNNVKNDILEFKSQMEAAADENAKAMQQAGKPVIPFQISNNYVVTYNKNNLLSISLIYQQYINGRNSYIRTSYNYNLQNARSMPLGDLFKPGSNYISVLNSKIRSILQRNPQDYYPSTASNFKGITEDQPYYLDNNNLVLFFGFNEIAPVASGIPLIKIPFSELSDILNPQLLRSI from the coding sequence ATGAATCATAAACATAAAGAACATAATAATCCTACTCGTTCTCAACTTCCACCGGATTATTATCCAAAATATTACATGTATAGAAACGATACTGCAAACGTGAAAACCCTAACTGCCACTTCACAGCCACTTAATTCAGAAAATTATAAAATACACGAATATCTAAATATTCCAGTACTAAGCGGAGATTTTAATCCTAATGTTATAAATTACATTAATAATAATGTAAAAAATGACATTTTAGAATTCAAAAGTCAGATGGAAGCAGCTGCAGATGAAAATGCAAAAGCTATGCAGCAGGCAGGTAAACCAGTAATTCCATTCCAAATTTCAAACAACTATGTAGTAACTTATAACAAAAATAACCTTTTGAGTATTTCTTTAATCTACCAGCAATATATAAATGGAAGAAATAGTTATATAAGAACATCCTATAATTATAATCTTCAAAATGCCAGATCTATGCCTTTAGGAGATCTATTTAAACCTGGTTCAAATTATATATCTGTATTAAACAGTAAAATAAGGTCAATTTTACAGAGAAATCCTCAAGACTACTATCCTAGTACCGCCAGCAATTTTAAAGGCATAACCGAAGATCAACCTTACTATTTGGATAATAATAACCTTGTATTGTTTTTTGGCTTCAATGAAATTGCTCCAGTTGCTTCCGGAATACCTTTGATAAAAATTCCTTTCTCAGAATTAAGTGATATATTGAACCCCCAGCTTTTAAGAAGTATATAA
- a CDS encoding pyruvate kinase alpha/beta domain-containing protein, translating to MYFENPGRLNTEETVKLAIKTAVERKIKYIVVATSKGEVPTYLKNCGIKVIVVTHANGFAENGVQELSEEKRKELEEYGFVIYTSSHILSGAERSLSSKFGGILPVEIIANSLRMLGQGVKVGVEISTMALDGGVIPYGEDIIAISGTGRGADTAIIIRPSHGADILRTKVKEIICKPAEW from the coding sequence ATGTATTTTGAAAATCCAGGCAGATTGAACACAGAGGAGACTGTAAAGCTTGCTATAAAGACTGCTGTAGAAAGAAAAATTAAATATATAGTGGTTGCTACAAGTAAGGGAGAAGTGCCTACTTATCTTAAAAATTGTGGTATTAAAGTTATAGTAGTTACTCATGCAAATGGTTTTGCAGAAAATGGTGTTCAGGAACTTTCAGAGGAAAAAAGAAAAGAGTTAGAGGAATATGGTTTTGTAATATATACATCCAGCCATATACTTTCAGGGGCTGAACGCAGCCTTTCAAGTAAATTTGGTGGTATATTACCAGTGGAGATAATTGCAAATTCATTAAGGATGCTTGGTCAGGGTGTCAAAGTGGGTGTTGAAATAAGTACTATGGCTTTGGATGGCGGAGTTATACCCTATGGTGAAGATATTATTGCTATATCAGGTACTGGACGTGGAGCTGATACAGCAATAATAATAAGGCCGTCTCATGGAGCAGATATATTGAGGACTAAAGTAAAAGAAATTATTTGCAAACCGGCAGAATGGTAA